The proteins below are encoded in one region of Candidatus Saccharimonadales bacterium:
- a CDS encoding phospholipase D-like domain-containing protein, which yields MSQHKNRKSLIEYKGLHFVMGLLLLLGAGLIITVSYIISSSVEFGLNRQDNIANTTQNGAIPSDEAERLAQIEKTFEGNGDAPEASLGPIDDYPTLVTETKHPNSGKKLSQVTLGAHSSANNKNGKIVREVYFTTPKGKNYAVHERVFVKAAEQAADGATIRLSMFKWASSDLHKKLIAAFEKRNIDVKIIIGTERFSDPDEAADGNTEAFVLTKLQNKLGENRVLHCYGGCGDDKKTMHNKYMTISKLKNGAKNVVILSSANVAAGQRYRFNSTLVTSQDKKLYQAFRQDWTNTKNFERVFLSLGNDDGTTRAYFFPKTLDTQDTIVTNLNRVECSYGDNKHTQIRVGSSYFTRMTVAEKLAELKSQGCSVQVITMDAQPTNRALDILEENGVKTHVMHLPTNKESQNGAITDTIHSKYLLINGWFAGEKHKVVFAGSHNFNVNGLYYSDDAMQRIFDNKLYDAFQQNWKQIRDYTLNNY from the coding sequence ATGAGCCAACACAAAAATCGAAAAAGTCTGATTGAGTACAAAGGTCTTCATTTTGTTATGGGTCTTTTGTTGCTGCTGGGCGCCGGCCTGATTATAACCGTCAGCTATATTATAAGCTCCAGCGTAGAGTTCGGTTTAAACCGTCAGGACAATATCGCCAACACTACCCAAAATGGCGCGATTCCGTCCGACGAAGCCGAGCGGTTAGCCCAGATCGAGAAGACCTTTGAGGGTAACGGCGACGCGCCGGAAGCCAGCCTGGGCCCGATTGATGATTATCCGACTTTAGTGACCGAGACCAAACATCCTAATAGCGGCAAAAAACTCAGCCAAGTGACCCTTGGCGCCCACTCATCGGCTAATAACAAAAACGGAAAAATCGTCCGTGAAGTTTACTTTACAACGCCAAAGGGCAAAAACTATGCCGTTCATGAGCGGGTGTTTGTTAAGGCCGCCGAACAAGCTGCCGACGGCGCGACAATCCGTCTGTCTATGTTTAAGTGGGCATCGTCCGATCTGCACAAAAAATTAATAGCCGCGTTCGAAAAACGAAATATCGATGTCAAAATTATTATCGGCACCGAGCGTTTTTCCGACCCGGACGAGGCGGCTGACGGTAATACCGAAGCTTTTGTTTTGACCAAGCTTCAAAACAAGCTGGGAGAAAACCGGGTGCTGCACTGTTATGGCGGCTGCGGCGATGACAAAAAGACGATGCACAACAAATATATGACCATCAGCAAGCTAAAAAATGGCGCTAAAAATGTCGTGATCCTGAGTTCGGCCAATGTAGCGGCTGGCCAACGTTACCGCTTTAACTCGACCTTGGTCACTTCGCAGGATAAGAAGCTCTATCAGGCTTTTCGACAGGACTGGACCAATACCAAAAACTTTGAGCGAGTCTTTCTTTCGCTCGGCAACGACGACGGAACCACCCGGGCTTATTTCTTCCCGAAGACACTCGACACCCAGGATACAATTGTCACTAATTTAAACCGAGTGGAATGTAGCTACGGCGACAACAAACACACCCAGATCAGAGTGGGCAGCTCGTACTTTACTCGAATGACGGTGGCCGAAAAATTAGCCGAACTAAAATCCCAAGGTTGCAGCGTCCAGGTTATAACCATGGACGCTCAGCCGACTAATCGAGCCTTGGACATACTGGAAGAGAACGGCGTTAAAACCCACGTAATGCACCTGCCTACCAACAAAGAAAGCCAAAACGGCGCTATTACGGACACTATCCACTCTAAGTATCTGTTGATTAACGGTTGGTTTGCCGGCGAAAAACACAAGGTCGTCTTTGCCGGTTCGCATAACTTTAACGTTAACGGTTTGTACTACAGCGACGACGCCATGCAGCGGATTTTTGACAACAAGCTGTATGACGCCTTCCAGCAAAATTGGAAACAGATTCGCGACTACACGCTCAATAACTACTAG
- a CDS encoding ABC transporter ATP-binding protein — MPKKSDIVVKADGLTKSYGGKIVVDNIELSVKRGEVFGILGPNGAGKTTTIEMIEAMRPIDSGEVLVEGMNVKQRPYDIRQIIGVQPQSSAFQDKTKLREIIEMFAAAYGEKVDPIVFLKQVHLEEKADAFAETLSGGQRQRLSIATALVHRPKVFFMDEPTTGLDPQARRNLWELVQNIRDKGVTVIITTHYMDEAEILCDRVAIMDNGKIIALDTPNDLIKQLLKKGFKKTQAVEQANLEDVFIDLTGKALRE, encoded by the coding sequence ATGCCCAAAAAATCAGACATTGTCGTTAAGGCCGACGGCTTGACTAAATCGTACGGTGGCAAAATCGTTGTCGATAACATTGAGCTTAGCGTCAAGCGGGGCGAAGTGTTTGGTATTCTCGGCCCGAATGGCGCCGGCAAAACGACAACGATCGAGATGATAGAAGCCATGCGGCCAATCGACTCTGGTGAAGTTTTGGTTGAGGGCATGAACGTTAAGCAACGACCTTACGATATTCGCCAAATCATTGGCGTGCAACCGCAATCCTCGGCCTTTCAAGACAAGACGAAATTAAGAGAGATTATAGAAATGTTCGCCGCCGCATATGGCGAGAAGGTCGATCCAATAGTGTTTTTAAAGCAGGTTCACTTGGAAGAAAAGGCCGACGCTTTTGCCGAAACATTGTCTGGTGGCCAGCGGCAGAGACTTAGTATCGCTACCGCTCTGGTGCACCGACCTAAAGTGTTTTTTATGGACGAACCGACCACCGGGCTCGACCCGCAGGCCCGCCGCAACCTCTGGGAATTAGTCCAGAACATAAGAGACAAAGGAGTGACTGTCATCATCACTACTCACTACATGGACGAAGCGGAGATACTGTGCGACAGGGTGGCGATTATGGACAACGGCAAGATAATTGCCCTCGATACGCCCAATGACCTCATAAAGCAACTACTAAAGAAGGGTTTTAAAAAGACTCAAGCGGTCGAGCAGGCCAATCTGGAGGATGTCTTTATAGATTTAACCGGGAAGGCTTTGCGGGAGTAG
- a CDS encoding ABC transporter permease, with translation MNKSLFTIWIFAKLNTRRFFRDRLAIFFVIVFPLIFLFVFGGLFGNEGGGSFSVGLVNKSESQFSQEFTGRLEADDFFEVTRFDSREAASDQLQRGQIEALIILPKQFGVSQAGTNYPSGQAQVSYTQNNEQAGQTLTSVLAGIFETINVDLVGVERPFTVSSEASNEQGLSQFDYTFSGLLGFSIIGLGVFGPVNVFPELKKQGILRRFHTTPLRVWQYFLSSVISQMATGLVAVGVMFAVALTVFDLRIFGNVLELAVFIMLSIAMIYGIGLAIGGWAKNERQAAPLGNIIVFPMMFLSGTFFPRFLMPDWLQSASAFLPLTPVIDGIRLILTEGQSLIDVSTQIWQITAWLVVIYVIAFRVFRWE, from the coding sequence ATGAACAAATCGCTTTTTACAATTTGGATTTTTGCCAAACTCAACACTCGGCGGTTCTTCCGTGATCGATTGGCGATTTTCTTCGTTATCGTGTTTCCTTTGATCTTCCTGTTTGTTTTTGGCGGGCTGTTTGGTAACGAGGGTGGCGGTTCTTTTAGCGTCGGCTTGGTCAATAAATCGGAAAGCCAATTTTCTCAGGAGTTCACCGGCCGGCTGGAGGCCGATGACTTTTTTGAGGTGACCCGATTTGATAGTCGTGAAGCCGCTAGTGACCAGCTTCAGCGGGGCCAAATCGAGGCGCTCATCATATTGCCCAAGCAGTTTGGAGTTAGCCAAGCTGGAACGAATTACCCCAGCGGCCAAGCCCAGGTGTCGTATACCCAAAACAATGAACAGGCCGGGCAAACTCTGACATCTGTCCTGGCCGGAATTTTTGAGACCATAAATGTCGATTTGGTCGGCGTGGAGCGGCCCTTTACGGTTAGCTCTGAGGCTTCTAACGAACAAGGCTTGTCGCAATTCGACTATACTTTTTCCGGCTTGTTAGGATTTTCGATTATCGGGCTGGGTGTTTTTGGCCCCGTCAACGTCTTTCCGGAGCTTAAGAAACAGGGTATTTTACGGCGTTTCCACACGACGCCGCTTCGGGTTTGGCAATATTTCCTGTCGAGCGTCATATCCCAAATGGCAACGGGGTTAGTCGCGGTCGGTGTGATGTTTGCGGTAGCGTTGACAGTATTTGACTTGCGGATCTTCGGCAATGTCCTGGAACTGGCAGTGTTTATTATGCTGAGTATCGCCATGATTTATGGCATCGGTTTGGCCATCGGCGGCTGGGCGAAGAATGAGCGCCAGGCGGCACCTTTGGGCAACATCATCGTCTTCCCGATGATGTTTCTTTCCGGCACCTTCTTTCCGCGGTTTCTTATGCCGGATTGGCTACAATCGGCCTCGGCATTTTTGCCCCTGACCCCAGTAATCGACGGCATAAGGCTGATACTGACTGAAGGGCAGTCGCTAATCGACGTCTCGACCCAAATTTGGCAGATTACCGCCTGGTTGGTAGTAATATACGTAATCGCTTTTCGAGTCTTTCGGTGGGAGTAA
- a CDS encoding DUF427 domain-containing protein, giving the protein MAKAFVITSKGEEIVLAKSDDTIRIEGNYYFPPESVNDEYLTDSQTHTTCHWKGEASYKTVSVGNERWADGAWYYSNPTPSSLDIVKKDYTNYIAFWRGVQVSE; this is encoded by the coding sequence ATGGCTAAAGCGTTTGTGATCACTAGCAAAGGAGAAGAGATAGTGCTAGCAAAAAGCGATGACACTATTAGGATTGAGGGTAATTACTATTTTCCACCTGAATCCGTAAACGACGAGTACTTAACAGACAGCCAAACCCACACAACTTGTCATTGGAAAGGCGAAGCCAGCTATAAAACTGTCAGCGTTGGCAATGAGCGGTGGGCTGACGGAGCATGGTACTATTCAAACCCAACACCTTCATCCCTAGACATTGTTAAAAAAGACTACACAAATTACATTGCCTTTTGGCGGGGAGTACAAGTTTCCGAGTGA
- a CDS encoding thioredoxin domain-containing protein gives MVLKKPKQGVVMDKRFIAILIAVVAVMIGVFALSGGKSGTSNATFEGDPTQVQADDWAQGPADAKVTLIEYGDFQCPGCAALFPALEQVKQELGNEFRFIFRHFPLTSIHPNAMAAHRAAEAAGLQGKFWEMHNQLYQTQQVWSGVSNAPELFEGYAQELGLDMDKYRTDIASQTVFDQISKFQDSGNQLGLTSTPSLLLNGEVIPNPATIDDLRQLIQSAIDATNGS, from the coding sequence ATGGTACTGAAAAAGCCAAAGCAAGGAGTCGTTATGGATAAGAGGTTTATAGCCATTCTGATCGCCGTCGTTGCGGTAATGATCGGTGTTTTCGCCCTGAGCGGCGGCAAGTCCGGTACTTCTAACGCCACTTTTGAGGGCGATCCAACCCAGGTTCAGGCCGACGATTGGGCCCAGGGGCCAGCCGACGCTAAAGTCACCCTGATCGAATACGGCGACTTTCAGTGTCCGGGTTGCGCCGCGCTATTTCCCGCTCTGGAACAGGTCAAACAAGAATTAGGCAACGAATTTCGGTTTATCTTTCGACACTTTCCTCTCACCAGTATCCACCCTAACGCCATGGCGGCCCATCGCGCCGCGGAGGCGGCTGGCCTTCAAGGCAAGTTCTGGGAAATGCATAACCAGCTCTATCAAACCCAGCAAGTTTGGAGCGGCGTGTCCAACGCGCCGGAACTATTTGAAGGTTACGCCCAGGAACTCGGTCTGGACATGGATAAATACCGCACCGATATCGCCAGTCAAACGGTTTTTGATCAGATCAGCAAATTCCAAGACAGCGGCAATCAGCTGGGACTGACCTCTACCCCATCGCTGCTGCTTAACGGTGAGGTCATCCCAAATCCGGCCACGATTGACGATTTGAGACAGCTGATTCAATCGGCCATCGACGCGACTAACGGCAGCTAG
- a CDS encoding VIT1/CCC1 transporter family protein, translating to MSLIKRRLRLPFGRQLFAALLSGSEGGLATTTAITAGLLISTDQPDLVVLTATISFLVQAFNGSMGRFSAEHTDQELDQRRKWFDYGGPIRDALTQFVSHVLMSVIVLLPIVVVADVGRALTYAVALTLFFLFLIGAFKGRLVKNSPLRDGIEMVLVGSLIISVGIVAGFALRT from the coding sequence ATGTCATTAATAAAACGCCGCCTCCGGTTACCGTTTGGCCGCCAGCTGTTTGCCGCTCTGCTCTCCGGCAGCGAAGGCGGACTAGCCACTACGACCGCTATCACCGCCGGACTGCTTATCAGCACCGACCAACCCGATTTGGTCGTACTAACGGCCACCATATCTTTTTTAGTCCAAGCCTTTAACGGCTCGATGGGCCGTTTCTCGGCCGAGCACACTGATCAGGAACTGGATCAACGCCGAAAATGGTTCGACTATGGCGGCCCGATCCGGGACGCTTTGACCCAGTTCGTGTCTCACGTTTTGATGAGTGTCATCGTTCTCCTGCCGATCGTGGTGGTGGCGGATGTCGGCCGGGCGCTGACCTACGCTGTCGCCCTGACTCTGTTTTTCCTCTTCCTCATCGGTGCTTTTAAAGGACGACTGGTCAAGAATAGCCCCCTTCGTGACGGCATTGAAATGGTGCTGGTCGGTAGTCTCATTATCAGCGTCGGCATTGTCGCCGGCTTTGCCCTTAGAACCTAA
- a CDS encoding Mur ligase domain-containing protein, producing the protein MKIYFSGIGGVGLGPLALIAADMGHAVLGSDTANTAMTEAVKQRGGKISQDQSGGFLQEANEAGNIDWFVHSSAIGPDHLELLRADQLGLKISKRDELLNYLIKDKRLKLIAITGTHGKTTTTGLVIWLMKQLSQPVSYSIGTEISFGDSGHYEAGSQYFVYEADEFDRNFLGFQPLIGIITSIDYDHPDTYKTIDDYRSAFAEFISRCHCVFMWSQDKEVIEPVPAGVVHALSSSDDLGQINLPGHNQLNAYLAFRAVQSLLPKIPDKTLLEAINRFPGTGRRFEQLKPGLYTDYAHHPVEIQSTIELAKNHNSNVVVVYQPHQNLRQHYLAQNQAYKTCFNNAKWVYWLPTYLSREDPAGEPIAPAELIKGLENPTTVTVVNLDEELKRRIDVHLQAGDLVLLMSAGDLDGWARKNFRP; encoded by the coding sequence ATGAAAATCTACTTCTCCGGCATTGGCGGGGTCGGCCTTGGGCCGCTGGCGCTAATAGCAGCCGATATGGGCCATGCCGTTTTAGGTTCTGACACCGCTAATACCGCCATGACTGAGGCGGTCAAGCAACGCGGCGGCAAGATAAGCCAAGACCAATCCGGTGGCTTTTTACAGGAGGCTAATGAAGCCGGTAATATCGACTGGTTCGTCCATAGTTCGGCAATCGGCCCCGACCATTTAGAACTACTCCGAGCTGACCAACTAGGCCTTAAGATCAGCAAACGCGATGAACTGCTGAATTATCTGATCAAAGACAAGCGCCTTAAGTTAATCGCCATTACCGGCACTCACGGCAAAACCACCACTACCGGTCTGGTCATTTGGCTAATGAAGCAGTTATCCCAACCTGTCAGTTACTCTATCGGTACGGAAATCAGTTTTGGCGATAGCGGCCACTACGAAGCCGGTAGCCAATATTTCGTATACGAAGCCGATGAATTCGACCGCAATTTTCTCGGTTTTCAACCGTTAATAGGTATTATTACGTCGATTGATTATGACCATCCCGACACTTATAAAACGATCGACGATTACCGTTCGGCTTTTGCCGAATTTATCAGCCGGTGTCATTGCGTTTTTATGTGGAGCCAGGATAAAGAAGTAATTGAGCCGGTTCCGGCTGGCGTCGTCCACGCCTTGAGCTCAAGTGACGATCTTGGTCAGATAAACCTGCCAGGACACAACCAACTAAACGCCTACTTGGCGTTTCGTGCGGTTCAGTCCCTGCTGCCTAAGATACCCGATAAAACTCTGCTGGAAGCCATAAACCGTTTCCCCGGCACCGGCCGGCGGTTCGAGCAGCTAAAGCCGGGGCTATATACCGATTATGCCCATCATCCGGTTGAGATCCAGTCCACTATTGAGCTGGCTAAAAATCACAATTCAAACGTCGTTGTCGTTTATCAGCCCCACCAGAATCTGCGTCAACATTACTTAGCCCAAAACCAAGCTTATAAAACCTGTTTTAATAACGCCAAATGGGTCTATTGGTTGCCAACCTATTTAAGCCGGGAAGACCCAGCCGGCGAGCCGATCGCCCCGGCGGAACTTATCAAAGGTCTGGAGAATCCGACGACCGTCACGGTAGTAAATCTGGACGAAGAGCTCAAGCGTCGTATTGACGTTCATCTTCAGGCGGGTGATCTTGTCTTGTTGATGAGCGCCGGCGATCTGGATGGCTGGGCTCGGAAAAATTTCCGGCCTTAG
- a CDS encoding YggT family protein — protein sequence MQDPKGTASSLTMLFVGLAEVVLGVRVVFRLIDADTTNSLVQWFYAMSEPLLEPVKDLIGPNEFTQRFVLDFRALLGMAVIAVAGYVALGILEWVRKPRLERDAGWRHWLRSRI from the coding sequence ATGCAGGATCCTAAGGGTACGGCATCCAGCTTGACGATGCTATTCGTCGGCTTAGCTGAAGTTGTACTTGGTGTCCGAGTCGTATTTAGACTGATTGACGCCGATACAACAAACTCGTTGGTTCAGTGGTTTTACGCTATGAGCGAGCCGCTACTGGAGCCAGTCAAGGACCTTATCGGCCCTAACGAGTTCACCCAGCGTTTCGTGCTAGACTTCCGGGCGCTACTCGGTATGGCGGTAATCGCCGTGGCGGGCTATGTTGCTCTGGGCATTCTAGAGTGGGTGCGTAAGCCGCGGCTCGAGCGTGACGCCGGTTGGCGTCACTGGCTGAGAAGCCGGATTTAA
- a CDS encoding 4a-hydroxytetrahydrobiopterin dehydratase: MDRTDIDRLLKGLDGWHQAGQTIKKTFKFDDFKSALKFVDQVGDLAEAVNHHPLIELSWGRVGLSLTSHDSGGLSRRDFDLAQKIDQLN, from the coding sequence ATGGACCGAACGGACATCGACAGATTGCTAAAAGGGCTGGACGGTTGGCATCAAGCCGGCCAAACTATCAAAAAAACATTTAAGTTTGACGACTTTAAGTCAGCCTTAAAATTTGTTGACCAAGTGGGAGATTTGGCCGAAGCGGTAAATCACCACCCGCTGATTGAACTTAGCTGGGGACGGGTAGGGCTTTCGCTGACATCGCATGACAGCGGCGGATTGAGTCGGCGTGATTTTGATTTGGCTCAAAAAATTGATCAGCTAAACTAA
- a CDS encoding MBL fold metallo-hydrolase, which produces MKITKLVHSCLLVEIDERVILIDPGQWSWESGLVDLSALTHLDLMVITHEHADHFHPALIHAVVEKFPRVRIVANEAVANRIKAAAIKTKVLASDPLIQPFTAPHEALPAGEAPLNTGFHIAGRLTIPGDSLSFDESKPILALPYVAPWGSLKQAVDLAVKVKPKYIVPIHDAFLSEAGQAWHYSLLKNILAEHEIEVFEAQNAKMFEIKI; this is translated from the coding sequence GTGAAAATAACGAAGTTGGTTCATTCTTGTTTGTTGGTCGAGATTGATGAACGGGTGATTCTTATCGATCCTGGACAGTGGTCGTGGGAGTCCGGCTTAGTTGATCTAAGCGCGCTGACACACCTTGATCTTATGGTTATAACACACGAGCACGCCGACCACTTCCATCCGGCCCTTATCCATGCGGTGGTAGAAAAATTCCCCCGGGTAAGGATAGTTGCAAATGAGGCCGTGGCTAACCGGATCAAAGCCGCTGCTATTAAGACTAAGGTATTGGCGTCGGATCCGCTGATCCAGCCGTTTACGGCGCCGCATGAAGCATTGCCGGCGGGCGAGGCGCCGCTTAATACCGGCTTTCATATCGCCGGGCGGCTGACAATCCCGGGCGACAGCCTGAGCTTTGACGAGTCAAAACCAATTCTGGCCTTACCTTACGTTGCGCCGTGGGGTTCGCTTAAGCAGGCGGTGGATTTGGCGGTTAAGGTTAAGCCTAAGTATATCGTGCCGATTCACGACGCTTTTTTGAGTGAAGCCGGGCAGGCCTGGCATTACAGCCTGCTTAAAAACATTTTGGCGGAGCATGAAATAGAAGTTTTTGAAGCGCAAAACGCCAAAATGTTTGAAATCAAGATTTAA
- a CDS encoding mechanosensitive ion channel family protein produces the protein MWDSIYDWLQTSGTKIAVIILIAWVVERFSAEFVSRLVKGSINPDNYASEREERLREKTITSLAITIVRVGIAGLAFMFVLSELSVDIGPLLAGAGVIGFALGFGAQSLIKDFIAGIYIVLENQYRVGDIVRLNDIGGKVQKITTRITVLRDLDGNVHYIPNGSINMATNMTMEYAKVNLNIGVSYDSDIDKVKQVINDVGLELSKDEAFSKFITEAPYFARITDFGDSALVIKIFGKVLPAKQWMIEGELRQRLKKAFDQHKIEIPFPQRVIHNKK, from the coding sequence ATGTGGGATTCAATTTACGACTGGCTTCAGACCAGCGGCACCAAAATAGCGGTTATTATTTTAATCGCCTGGGTGGTTGAGCGATTCAGCGCGGAGTTCGTTTCCCGCCTGGTAAAAGGCTCGATTAACCCCGATAATTACGCCAGCGAACGCGAAGAACGCCTGCGAGAGAAGACCATCACCTCGCTGGCTATCACCATCGTGCGGGTGGGCATTGCCGGCCTGGCGTTTATGTTTGTGCTCAGCGAGCTGTCGGTGGATATCGGGCCCCTGCTGGCCGGCGCCGGCGTCATCGGCTTTGCGCTTGGCTTTGGCGCCCAATCTTTGATTAAGGACTTTATCGCCGGTATCTATATCGTCCTGGAAAATCAATACCGGGTCGGTGATATCGTCCGGCTCAACGATATAGGCGGTAAAGTTCAAAAAATAACCACCCGGATAACTGTCCTTAGAGACCTCGACGGCAATGTCCACTACATCCCCAACGGCAGTATTAACATGGCCACCAATATGACAATGGAATATGCCAAAGTAAACCTGAACATCGGCGTGTCTTATGACTCGGATATCGACAAAGTCAAGCAGGTTATCAACGACGTCGGCTTGGAGTTATCCAAGGACGAAGCTTTTTCAAAATTTATTACCGAAGCGCCGTACTTCGCCCGTATAACCGATTTCGGCGACTCAGCCCTAGTGATTAAGATTTTCGGCAAGGTTTTACCAGCCAAGCAATGGATGATCGAGGGCGAACTGAGACAACGGCTGAAAAAGGCCTTTGACCAGCACAAGATCGAAATACCGTTTCCCCAACGAGTCATTCACAATAAAAAGTAG
- the aspS gene encoding aspartate--tRNA(Asn) ligase — translation MRTLVRDLAEKADQTVTIKGWLHKSRKLGGLNFIVVRDRSGLAQVLIEDESEIEKLRGLQTGTVLSLTGKVVKDERAPGGVELHEPELEIVTPVNDVPPIEIDKPIDHTPENFDTLFEYRPLNLRNLTEQSIFRIRALINQYIREYLIANEFVEIQTPKILAGATEGGAEVFTFDYFGKEATLAQSPQLYKQMMVGVFERVFEIGPAFRAEPSLTARHLSETTMLDIEMGFIESHDDVLKMTEGLITFVVERLWQDNAELLGKVQAAKPVLANSFPRITVADVHHKYSQATGEDTTGEKDLKPAEERWICDWAKQEHGSEAVFVTEFPIEAMKFYHRVNPDNPQTIMWADLLFRGLEIATIPEREPSHDKMTDQMKAAGLDPQHPGYRYYLMAFKYGLPPHGGFGFGIDRFVEKIVGLKNVKEATLFPRDINRLAP, via the coding sequence ATGAGGACGTTAGTTCGCGATTTAGCTGAAAAAGCCGATCAGACGGTGACGATTAAGGGTTGGCTGCATAAAAGCCGCAAGCTGGGCGGGCTTAATTTTATCGTGGTACGGGACCGCTCGGGCTTAGCCCAGGTACTAATCGAAGACGAATCAGAGATCGAAAAGCTTCGGGGCCTGCAAACCGGTACGGTTTTGAGTTTGACCGGCAAAGTCGTTAAGGATGAACGTGCCCCCGGCGGCGTGGAGTTGCACGAACCAGAACTGGAGATAGTTACACCGGTTAATGATGTCCCGCCGATCGAAATTGATAAGCCGATTGACCACACGCCGGAAAATTTTGACACATTATTTGAGTATCGACCGCTCAATTTGCGGAATCTGACCGAGCAAAGCATCTTTCGTATTCGGGCTTTAATAAACCAATACATCCGCGAATACTTGATTGCCAACGAGTTTGTAGAAATCCAGACTCCTAAGATTCTGGCGGGGGCCACCGAGGGTGGAGCGGAGGTCTTTACCTTCGATTACTTTGGCAAGGAGGCCACACTGGCCCAAAGCCCGCAGCTTTATAAACAAATGATGGTTGGGGTTTTTGAACGTGTCTTTGAAATCGGACCAGCGTTTCGAGCCGAGCCGAGTCTGACCGCCCGCCACCTGAGCGAAACCACGATGCTTGATATTGAGATGGGCTTTATCGAATCGCACGACGACGTGCTGAAAATGACGGAAGGATTAATCACCTTTGTAGTCGAGAGACTGTGGCAGGATAATGCAGAACTACTCGGCAAGGTCCAGGCGGCTAAGCCGGTTTTAGCTAACAGTTTTCCCCGAATTACGGTGGCGGATGTTCATCATAAATACAGCCAAGCGACGGGCGAGGATACAACTGGCGAAAAAGATCTTAAGCCGGCCGAAGAACGCTGGATCTGCGACTGGGCCAAGCAGGAACACGGTTCGGAAGCGGTGTTCGTAACCGAGTTTCCGATTGAGGCCATGAAGTTCTATCATCGCGTCAATCCGGACAATCCGCAAACTATCATGTGGGCCGACTTGCTTTTCCGGGGGCTGGAAATCGCCACCATCCCGGAGCGAGAACCGAGTCACGACAAAATGACCGACCAAATGAAAGCGGCTGGACTCGATCCCCAGCATCCCGGTTATAGGTATTATTTAATGGCTTTTAAATATGGCCTACCTCCGCATGGTGGCTTCGGCTTTGGCATTGATCGGTTCGTCGAGAAAATCGTAGGCTTAAAAAACGTCAAAGAAGCCACACTCTTCCCGCGTGATATCAATCGTTTGGCGCCGTAG
- the trmB gene encoding tRNA (guanosine(46)-N7)-methyltransferase TrmB codes for MSRRAKTPRFKEYRQLVNTFDWLAGDQPVWPPGRLTLELGCGRGDFIVELARRYPNQGFAGLDIKSDRMWFGAKLATRQKIRNLVFVRAAAVDLADLLGEIELKCLWLTFPDPYPKKHQAKHRLTHPLYLSIYGQVLSAGGYLYLKTDDRMLFDWTVEQINAGSDLKLKTVSYDLHGQYPIDSDFRIATAYENRFMAEGKKINFLSAVRN; via the coding sequence ATGAGCAGACGAGCCAAAACCCCGAGATTCAAAGAATATAGACAGTTGGTCAACACGTTTGATTGGCTGGCCGGAGACCAACCAGTCTGGCCGCCGGGCAGGTTAACGTTAGAGCTCGGCTGCGGCCGGGGAGATTTTATCGTGGAGTTGGCTCGCCGCTATCCTAACCAGGGCTTTGCCGGGCTCGATATAAAATCCGACCGAATGTGGTTTGGCGCCAAGCTGGCAACCAGGCAAAAAATACGCAACTTGGTTTTTGTCCGAGCCGCCGCTGTTGATCTGGCTGATCTGCTCGGTGAAATCGAGTTAAAATGCCTATGGTTGACGTTCCCTGATCCTTACCCCAAAAAGCACCAAGCTAAACACCGGCTGACCCACCCGCTATATCTGTCGATTTATGGGCAAGTACTCAGTGCCGGCGGCTATTTGTATTTAAAAACAGACGACCGGATGTTATTTGATTGGACAGTCGAGCAAATCAATGCCGGCTCTGATTTAAAACTGAAAACTGTTAGTTACGATTTGCATGGCCAATATCCCATAGACAGCGATTTTCGGATTGCCACGGCATACGAGAATCGTTTTATGGCCGAAGGAAAAAAAATTAATTTCTTGTCGGCCGTCAGAAACTAG